A single window of Clostridia bacterium DNA harbors:
- a CDS encoding radical SAM protein encodes MKKYFMNRKEDVKMVNDNFLFPSTVLVEPTNICNINCKMCEARCSVTKNIEKKFLTPEQLNTILRKLDKYIINVVFQGDCEPTMNPYLPDLCAVASKYTKQVGLVSNGTMLKDRYIKNLVDSGLTWFALSIDDHRPEKYEAIRVGASFKRVVENLQTLVKVRENGNGKLNIVTHKIVFPEDTIEDLEEYIHTFYVENRVNKITFAPLVEEGSTMVKNWIEMRNELENRLIRQNININLRDFANYPYRTMHKYCGTNLFFINHEGNFNCCGLHTRLNRKFGNLITEELEDIVQRENFLEYHKFWLERDYNNKIPTVCRNCYLLKSSYFTYCLDEGLDAADSFESKTSDVAS; translated from the coding sequence TTGAAAAAATATTTTATGAATAGAAAGGAAGATGTAAAAATGGTAAATGATAATTTTTTATTCCCTTCAACAGTACTTGTGGAGCCTACCAATATATGCAACATAAACTGTAAGATGTGTGAAGCGCGATGCTCAGTTACAAAAAATATCGAAAAGAAGTTTCTTACACCGGAGCAATTGAATACTATACTGCGTAAACTTGATAAGTACATAATAAATGTTGTGTTCCAAGGTGATTGTGAACCTACTATGAATCCGTATTTGCCTGATTTATGTGCAGTAGCATCAAAGTATACAAAACAGGTAGGTCTGGTTTCAAATGGGACTATGCTAAAAGACAGGTATATCAAAAATTTGGTTGACAGTGGACTTACATGGTTTGCACTATCCATAGACGACCACAGGCCGGAAAAGTATGAGGCTATACGCGTAGGTGCAAGCTTCAAAAGAGTGGTGGAAAACTTGCAAACACTTGTTAAAGTAAGAGAAAACGGAAATGGGAAGTTAAACATAGTAACCCATAAAATAGTATTCCCTGAAGATACCATAGAGGATCTGGAAGAATATATACATACTTTTTATGTTGAAAACAGGGTCAATAAGATCACATTTGCGCCATTAGTTGAAGAGGGCAGTACAATGGTGAAAAACTGGATTGAAATGAGAAACGAACTGGAAAACCGGCTTATAAGGCAAAATATAAATATCAATTTGCGGGACTTTGCAAATTATCCTTACAGAACAATGCATAAATATTGCGGAACAAATCTGTTTTTCATAAACCATGAAGGTAATTTCAACTGTTGTGGGCTTCATACCCGCCTAAATAGAAAATTCGGGAATCTAATAACAGAAGAACTTGAGGACATAGTACAAAGGGAAAATTTTCTGGAATATCATAAGTTCTGGCTGGAAAGGGATTATAATAACAAAATCCCCACAGTATGCAGAAACTGCTATCTTCTTAAAAGCTCATATTTTACATATTGTCTTGACGAAGGCTTGGATGCGGCAGACAGCTTTGAATCAAAGACGTCTGATGTTGCCAGTTGA
- the malQ gene encoding 4-alpha-glucanotransferase: MGFQRSSGILLHPTSLPGKYGIGDLGREAYEFIDFLTLSGQKLWQVLPLVSPIIEGSPYLSISAFAMNPLLINPDKLIEIGLLLPSDISSIPDFDECRVEHNKVREYKAPLIFKAIQNLRKSSDKLLEKKFECFCERHAAWLDNYALFLALKEHNNYKEWNEWKVPVDPKNPSSIAEWNEKLKESVFCHKAAQFLVYSQWLELKFYANLNGIKIIGDLPIFIAYGSSDVWANPEYFKLDEKGYPLVVSGAPPDIFCSDGQKWGSPIYNWEAIKEDGYKWWVERSRNILEVSDIFRIDHFRGFAQYWEIPASDSTAKNGKWVPGPGEELFHAIEKELGKLPIIAEDLGYITRDVMELREKLGFPGMNVLQFGFSEITEDTKRFLPHNHERNSVVYTGTHDNDTTWGAYSSFPENIKIKVRKYLNTSNDTAEICWDFIRSAFSSVADMAIIPMQDILCLGNEAKMNYPWKAEGNWAWRYKKAMLNEEIAKRLYGLTRVYHR, encoded by the coding sequence ATGGGATTTCAAAGGTCAAGCGGTATTTTACTTCATCCTACTTCACTTCCAGGTAAATATGGTATAGGGGATTTGGGTAGGGAGGCGTATGAATTTATTGATTTCCTCACTCTCTCAGGGCAAAAACTGTGGCAGGTCCTTCCATTAGTCTCTCCGATCATTGAAGGCAGCCCATATCTTTCCATTTCTGCTTTTGCCATGAACCCGCTTTTGATAAACCCTGATAAACTTATTGAAATTGGATTGCTTTTACCTTCAGACATTAGCAGTATACCTGACTTTGATGAATGCAGGGTTGAGCATAATAAAGTTAGGGAGTATAAAGCACCACTTATATTCAAAGCAATTCAAAACTTAAGGAAAAGCTCTGATAAGTTGCTGGAAAAAAAGTTTGAATGTTTTTGTGAAAGACATGCTGCATGGCTTGATAATTATGCACTGTTTCTGGCGTTAAAGGAACATAATAATTACAAGGAATGGAATGAGTGGAAAGTGCCTGTCGATCCAAAGAATCCGTCTAGTATAGCAGAGTGGAATGAAAAGCTTAAAGAATCAGTATTTTGCCATAAGGCTGCTCAGTTTTTAGTTTATTCCCAGTGGCTTGAGCTCAAGTTTTATGCAAATTTGAATGGAATTAAAATAATTGGGGATTTGCCTATATTTATAGCTTACGGCAGTTCTGACGTATGGGCAAACCCGGAATATTTCAAACTTGACGAAAAGGGCTATCCGCTTGTTGTATCGGGAGCCCCCCCGGATATTTTCTGCTCCGACGGGCAGAAATGGGGAAGTCCGATATACAATTGGGAAGCAATAAAAGAGGACGGCTATAAGTGGTGGGTTGAGAGATCTAGAAACATTCTTGAAGTATCGGATATTTTCAGAATTGATCATTTCAGAGGTTTTGCCCAATACTGGGAAATCCCTGCGAGTGATTCAACTGCCAAAAACGGAAAGTGGGTGCCGGGACCTGGTGAAGAATTGTTTCATGCCATAGAAAAGGAACTTGGCAAACTTCCGATTATTGCAGAAGATCTCGGATACATTACCCGCGATGTCATGGAATTAAGGGAGAAACTTGGCTTTCCTGGCATGAATGTACTCCAGTTTGGTTTTAGTGAGATTACGGAAGATACGAAGCGATTCCTTCCGCATAACCATGAAAGGAATTCTGTGGTATATACAGGAACCCACGACAATGATACAACATGGGGGGCTTACTCCTCATTTCCTGAGAATATTAAAATCAAAGTCAGAAAATATCTTAATACATCAAACGATACCGCCGAGATATGCTGGGACTTCATACGTTCGGCTTTTTCATCAGTAGCGGATATGGCCATAATTCCAATGCAGGATATCTTATGCTTGGGCAATGAAGCAAAAATGAATTATCCGTGGAAAGCTGAGGGGAACTGGGCATGGAGATATAAAAAAGCAATGCTCAATGAGGAAATTGCAAAAAGATTATACGGATTAACCAGGGTATATCATAGATAA
- a CDS encoding extracellular solute-binding protein, whose translation MSNNSLYVATLKSTFEHLPDSWGLSGLADFHYSPTMKDLYMEDFPQLWADIPMRERLCTIGANDYANKWNDVEFVSIEETNLAYLLEKVDPKLAAGAVLDGKTVGIPLAGGNHQLLFYNKDMVAEQPGSFEVLLDTARKLKKDFNMEYPIVIPTAACYFILPMLYGYGSPLWSESLAPGSGIEKESLFETLTLLKQLIYEEKIMPVKWEQVESRQAFQEGKAAFCIGGDWDISEHLSVLGNKLGISEIPRLKRECLSTGNGNYLFLSKYLTPEVYENAARACEIILGNEVQQEIVTKLHRFPAIIDTEMNKSDMGEIDRINAAVFSKAIILPPLKEVSHMYHVLADLLEPEVLIKSSIQELTEDAMKKMKDIDTFIEIKK comes from the coding sequence ATGTCAAACAATAGTTTGTATGTAGCAACTTTAAAAAGTACATTTGAACATCTTCCGGATTCATGGGGACTTTCCGGACTGGCGGATTTTCATTACAGTCCTACTATGAAAGATCTTTATATGGAAGATTTTCCGCAGCTGTGGGCAGATATACCTATGCGTGAAAGGTTGTGTACTATAGGGGCGAATGACTATGCAAATAAATGGAATGATGTGGAGTTTGTCAGCATAGAGGAAACAAACCTTGCGTACCTTCTTGAAAAAGTCGATCCCAAACTGGCTGCAGGTGCTGTACTTGACGGAAAAACTGTGGGTATACCCTTGGCCGGAGGAAATCACCAACTCCTTTTCTATAATAAGGACATGGTAGCCGAACAGCCGGGAAGCTTTGAAGTACTGCTTGATACAGCCAGAAAACTAAAAAAAGACTTTAATATGGAGTATCCTATTGTAATTCCTACGGCAGCCTGTTACTTTATACTTCCTATGCTGTACGGGTACGGATCTCCTTTGTGGTCGGAGAGCCTTGCTCCGGGAAGCGGGATAGAGAAGGAATCCCTATTTGAAACTCTGACACTTTTGAAGCAGCTTATATATGAAGAAAAAATCATGCCGGTGAAATGGGAGCAGGTGGAAAGCAGGCAAGCGTTTCAGGAAGGAAAGGCAGCATTCTGTATAGGCGGAGATTGGGATATATCTGAGCATCTAAGTGTGCTGGGCAATAAGCTTGGGATTTCAGAGATACCTAGGCTGAAAAGGGAGTGCCTGTCTACAGGGAACGGTAATTATCTATTTCTATCGAAGTATCTGACACCAGAGGTATATGAAAATGCCGCGAGAGCCTGTGAGATTATATTAGGAAATGAAGTACAGCAGGAGATTGTTACTAAACTCCACCGTTTCCCTGCTATTATTGATACTGAAATGAATAAATCGGACATGGGTGAGATAGACAGAATAAATGCTGCAGTTTTTTCTAAAGCAATAATATTGCCGCCTTTAAAGGAAGTATCACACATGTACCATGTCCTGGCCGATCTTCTTGAGCCTGAAGTACTTATTAAATCCTCTATCCAAGAGCTTACTGAGGATGCTATGAAAAAAATGAAGGATATTGACACTTTCATAGAAATAAAAAAATAA
- a CDS encoding PatB family C-S lyase — translation MKEDFNEVIDRLNTNSVKWDLAEKIFGCAGVLPMWVADMDFLSPREVIDAITQRARHGIYGYTERPDSYYMSVINWMQRRHGCRLEREWLINCPGVVPSLNSAVKAFTKPGDKVIVQPPVYYPFFSAVTNQGCEIVYNNLILDNGRYMMDFEDLEEKMDKSVKALILCSPHNPVGRVWTRQELARLGEICLRNNVVIISDEIHCDILLDSYRHTHIFTLSQELQANTVTCISPSKTFNLAGLSTSMAIIPDKRLREKYSAAIASTGFYHNNIFGITALETAYNYGEEWLDKLLTYLGKNLNTLEKFFQKRIPGIKVIRPEGTYLVWLDCRSLDMEQKALVDLMAKKAGVGLEDGQVFGPGGEGFLRINIACPHSLLEEGLTRIEKIFYE, via the coding sequence ATGAAAGAAGATTTTAATGAGGTAATAGATAGACTAAACACGAACAGTGTAAAATGGGATCTTGCAGAAAAGATATTTGGTTGTGCAGGAGTCCTTCCCATGTGGGTTGCGGACATGGATTTTTTATCTCCAAGGGAAGTAATAGACGCAATCACACAAAGAGCCAGGCATGGAATATACGGCTATACCGAAAGGCCGGATTCATATTACATGTCTGTGATTAACTGGATGCAGCGGCGGCATGGCTGTAGGCTCGAAAGGGAATGGCTGATTAACTGTCCGGGTGTGGTACCATCTTTGAACTCAGCAGTGAAGGCTTTTACAAAACCTGGTGATAAGGTGATAGTTCAGCCCCCTGTATATTATCCTTTTTTCTCTGCAGTGACTAATCAGGGGTGTGAGATTGTTTACAATAATCTTATTCTGGATAACGGAAGATACATGATGGACTTTGAAGACCTTGAAGAGAAGATGGATAAGAGTGTAAAAGCTTTAATCCTGTGCAGTCCCCACAATCCTGTAGGGCGGGTATGGACGAGGCAAGAGCTTGCCAGACTTGGTGAGATTTGTCTGAGGAACAATGTAGTGATTATATCAGACGAAATTCACTGTGATATATTACTGGACTCTTATAGGCACACGCACATATTTACCTTATCTCAAGAGCTGCAAGCAAATACTGTTACCTGTATCTCCCCAAGCAAGACTTTCAACCTGGCCGGACTATCTACATCTATGGCTATAATTCCTGATAAAAGACTGCGTGAAAAATACAGTGCAGCAATCGCTTCTACAGGCTTTTACCACAACAATATATTTGGGATAACAGCTCTGGAAACAGCTTATAATTACGGTGAAGAATGGCTGGACAAGCTTTTGACATATCTGGGGAAAAATCTAAACACTCTCGAAAAATTCTTTCAGAAAAGGATACCAGGCATAAAAGTAATAAGACCTGAGGGCACTTATCTTGTGTGGCTTGACTGCCGCAGTCTGGATATGGAACAGAAGGCTTTGGTGGACTTAATGGCAAAAAAGGCCGGTGTTGGACTTGAAGACGGCCAGGTATTCGGTCCGGGAGGTGAAGGATTTCTGAGAATAAATATCGCCTGCCCGCACTCCTTGCTTGAAGAAGGATTAACAAGAATTGAAAAAATATTTTATGAATAG
- a CDS encoding methyl-accepting chemotaxis protein: MKWFYDLKIAAKLVAGFVLVALIAGLVGVIGVLNINKTDSNYSDLYTNFGIAIGDIGEVSTLYQRTRVNLRDILLENGSSDRKQYVDKINEFSKSIDESLAKFEKSLQTDEAKEEFARLRASFEKFRPIQERIMEHALSNREEQGLALMRGEGYEIANAINDSIQKLFDLKVKGGIERSDEYSSQTNTTVFTMIIVIFAAMIVAIILGIFISRIISNPVKKLVGAAENIAEGNLDITVNIDSKDEIGVLGVAFRKMSVNLNEVMTNINSASEQVASGSRQVSESSIALSQGATEQASSIEELTASLEEISSQTRQNAENANQANFLAESARTNAMQGNGQMKEMLKAMDEINDASGNISKIIKVIDEIAFQTNILALNAAVEAARAGQHGKGFAVVAEEVRNLAARSANAARETTDMIEGSIKKVEGGTKIANETAAALNSIVEGVTKVANLVSEIALASNEQATGIAQINQGIMQVSQVVQTNSATSEESAAASEELSSQAELLREQVSRFKLRKNYSTAFKSFGDINPEVIRMLEKIKDKSRGGYSLNGTQSEAASAKAAIKIADDEFGKY; this comes from the coding sequence ATGAAATGGTTCTATGATTTAAAAATAGCTGCAAAACTGGTAGCCGGTTTTGTTTTAGTAGCGTTGATAGCAGGCCTGGTAGGGGTAATAGGTGTACTAAATATTAATAAGACCGACAGCAATTATTCTGATTTATATACTAACTTCGGAATAGCCATCGGAGATATCGGAGAGGTGTCAACCTTATATCAGCGTACCCGGGTAAATCTTAGGGATATACTTCTGGAAAATGGCAGCAGTGACAGAAAGCAGTATGTCGACAAAATTAATGAATTTAGTAAAAGCATTGATGAAAGTTTGGCTAAATTTGAAAAAAGCTTGCAGACAGATGAGGCGAAAGAAGAGTTTGCAAGATTAAGAGCATCTTTTGAAAAGTTTAGACCGATTCAAGAGAGGATAATGGAGCATGCGCTTTCAAACCGTGAAGAGCAGGGCCTTGCATTAATGAGGGGAGAAGGTTATGAGATTGCAAATGCTATTAATGATTCTATTCAGAAGCTTTTCGATCTTAAGGTTAAAGGAGGTATTGAAAGATCAGATGAGTATAGTTCACAGACAAATACAACTGTATTTACAATGATTATAGTAATATTTGCAGCTATGATTGTTGCAATAATCCTTGGAATATTTATTTCCAGAATTATAAGCAATCCGGTGAAAAAGCTTGTAGGAGCTGCTGAGAATATCGCTGAGGGTAACTTGGACATAACTGTTAATATAGACTCGAAGGATGAAATAGGAGTATTAGGTGTGGCTTTCAGGAAAATGTCAGTCAATCTGAATGAAGTAATGACTAATATAAATTCTGCTTCAGAACAGGTAGCTTCCGGTTCAAGGCAGGTTTCGGAATCAAGCATAGCACTTTCGCAAGGTGCAACCGAGCAGGCCAGTTCGATAGAGGAACTTACTGCTTCCCTTGAAGAAATATCTTCACAGACCAGGCAGAATGCAGAAAATGCTAATCAAGCAAATTTTCTGGCAGAAAGTGCAAGAACAAATGCCATGCAGGGAAATGGACAGATGAAGGAAATGCTTAAAGCTATGGATGAGATTAATGATGCTTCGGGAAACATCTCCAAGATAATCAAGGTAATAGACGAAATTGCATTCCAAACCAACATTTTAGCCTTAAATGCTGCAGTAGAAGCTGCCAGGGCAGGCCAGCACGGTAAAGGTTTTGCTGTAGTTGCTGAAGAGGTAAGGAATCTTGCTGCCAGAAGCGCAAATGCTGCAAGGGAGACAACTGATATGATAGAGGGGTCTATTAAGAAGGTTGAGGGAGGAACGAAGATAGCCAACGAAACTGCAGCAGCATTAAACAGTATTGTCGAAGGCGTTACAAAGGTAGCAAACCTGGTGAGTGAAATTGCTCTTGCGTCAAATGAACAAGCAACCGGAATAGCCCAGATAAACCAAGGAATAATGCAGGTATCCCAAGTGGTACAGACCAATTCTGCAACCTCTGAAGAAAGCGCAGCAGCCAGTGAAGAGCTTTCAAGCCAGGCGGAGCTTTTGAGAGAACAGGTAAGCAGATTCAAGCTAAGGAAAAACTATTCAACCGCGTTTAAAAGTTTTGGGGATATAAACCCTGAAGTAATAAGGATGCTGGAGAAAATTAAGGATAAGAGCAGAGGCGGCTACAGCCTAAACGGTACGCAATCTGAAGCTGCATCTGCAAAAGCCGCAATAAAAATTGCAGATGATGAATTTGGGAAATACTAA
- a CDS encoding cyclic peptide export ABC transporter has product MLDSLSLTVVFASMVFCCTTLYFLTRLVVQIYKKERRFKGGGYKGFIKFLFSLVVIGAFYYCLYHIPDILLYKESWAVIERTGSKSIIISTLSIFTDVTVFFLYYILNEFFVKNDERPYFLVVVLSVMSGLGNSLIIFFINESLNREKSYETGIYMFYILGVLLSSFGALTVRKKLISLTTGIVYSMRIKLIDRILKMSLEKIEKVGSEKIYTVLNTDTEAVSYLANVLIGVVTASITLICYCIYLGFLNLYGLIASLVVFASASIVFLAVSRSAKKMWEKARDIQNTFYRFINDLLNGFKELYMHKNRREEFYMDMMKCCDSYRKNRVEGENRFTSAFVVGETAFQIATGAALFIFPMIFAELKGNVLRNYVFVFISMAGAVNTIVHGIPGIINVRISWKRITDIVGSISMVEVLPDVNANEIDTDNLFIKLDNVKYSYKNENGEKFSVGPINMEIGSREIVFITGGNGSGKSTLAKLITGLYRPDEGSIFLNGKNVASGELSSLFSTVFSDYYLFSKLYGINTDKRLREISEYLKTLRIDQKVDVKDGAFTTTELSTGQKKRLALLVSYLEDRPFYLFDEWAADQDPEFRSFFYNVLMPQLKAKGKCVIAITHDDRYFGLADKLVKMETGTIVESLCRI; this is encoded by the coding sequence TTGCTGGATAGTTTGTCACTTACTGTTGTCTTTGCTTCAATGGTTTTTTGTTGCACAACTCTGTATTTTCTAACAAGATTAGTAGTACAGATTTATAAAAAAGAAAGAAGATTCAAAGGGGGCGGATATAAAGGTTTTATAAAATTTTTATTTTCTCTTGTAGTGATCGGGGCTTTCTATTATTGCCTTTACCACATACCCGATATTTTACTATATAAGGAGTCATGGGCTGTCATAGAAAGAACAGGATCAAAAAGTATTATTATATCAACTTTATCTATATTTACAGATGTAACTGTGTTTTTTCTATATTACATACTAAATGAATTCTTCGTGAAAAATGATGAACGTCCATATTTTTTGGTAGTTGTATTAAGTGTAATGAGCGGTCTGGGAAATTCTCTGATAATATTTTTTATAAATGAATCCCTTAATAGGGAAAAAAGTTATGAAACGGGTATATACATGTTTTATATACTGGGCGTTTTGCTTTCTTCATTTGGGGCTCTTACAGTAAGGAAAAAGCTTATTAGCTTAACTACAGGCATTGTATATTCTATGAGGATAAAGCTTATTGACAGAATACTGAAAATGTCACTTGAAAAGATTGAGAAAGTTGGCAGTGAAAAGATATACACGGTGCTAAATACAGATACGGAAGCTGTGAGTTATTTAGCCAATGTTCTCATAGGTGTAGTTACGGCCAGTATTACACTAATATGCTATTGTATTTACCTGGGTTTTTTAAACTTATACGGTCTTATTGCCTCACTTGTTGTTTTCGCTTCTGCTTCAATCGTATTTTTAGCAGTTAGTCGATCTGCAAAAAAAATGTGGGAAAAGGCAAGGGATATACAAAATACTTTTTATAGATTTATAAATGACCTTCTAAACGGATTTAAGGAACTTTATATGCACAAGAACAGGCGAGAAGAGTTTTATATGGATATGATGAAATGTTGTGACAGTTACAGGAAAAATCGTGTTGAAGGAGAGAACAGGTTTACATCAGCTTTTGTTGTGGGAGAAACTGCTTTTCAAATAGCTACCGGTGCTGCACTTTTTATTTTTCCTATGATTTTTGCTGAGTTGAAAGGAAATGTATTAAGGAATTATGTCTTTGTTTTTATTAGTATGGCAGGAGCTGTAAATACGATAGTGCATGGAATTCCAGGCATTATCAATGTGCGTATAAGCTGGAAAAGGATTACTGATATTGTTGGAAGCATTTCTATGGTTGAAGTATTACCTGATGTTAACGCTAATGAAATAGATACAGATAATCTGTTTATCAAACTGGATAATGTAAAATACAGCTATAAAAATGAAAATGGTGAAAAGTTTAGTGTAGGGCCAATAAACATGGAAATAGGCTCCAGAGAGATTGTATTTATTACAGGAGGAAACGGGAGTGGAAAATCTACACTGGCAAAGCTTATTACGGGACTGTATCGTCCAGATGAAGGCAGCATTTTTTTAAACGGGAAAAATGTAGCATCCGGAGAGCTTAGTTCGCTTTTTTCTACAGTTTTCAGCGATTATTACCTTTTTAGTAAACTTTACGGGATTAATACTGACAAGCGGCTGCGGGAAATCAGTGAATACCTTAAGACACTACGTATCGACCAGAAAGTTGATGTTAAGGATGGAGCTTTTACCACCACAGAATTGTCTACCGGACAGAAAAAAAGGCTAGCTCTTCTTGTAAGCTACCTTGAGGACAGGCCATTCTACCTGTTTGACGAGTGGGCGGCGGATCAGGATCCCGAATTCCGGAGTTTTTTCTATAATGTTTTGATGCCTCAGCTGAAAGCTAAGGGTAAATGCGTAATAGCTATAACCCATGATGACCGCTATTTTGGCCTTGCGGACAAGCTTGTAAAAATGGAGACCGGAACTATCGTGGAAAGCTTATGCAGAATTTGA
- a CDS encoding chemotaxis protein CheW, whose product MTDEVTQEIFEPEEDTQKGKFLTFSLGKESYGIEIKFVTEIIGIQPITEVPELPEYIRGIINLRGKIIPLMDIRLRFKKPLREYDDRTCIVVVDIKGVYIGLIVDTVSEVLSIADEEIVPPPDINKVVNKYIKGIGKVGNEVKLVLDCVRLLNENEIEGLENIA is encoded by the coding sequence ATGACTGACGAAGTAACACAGGAGATTTTTGAACCGGAAGAGGACACGCAGAAGGGTAAATTTCTGACCTTCTCCCTCGGTAAAGAGTCCTATGGAATTGAAATAAAGTTTGTTACCGAAATTATCGGGATTCAGCCAATCACGGAGGTTCCTGAGCTCCCTGAATACATAAGGGGGATTATTAATCTCAGAGGAAAGATAATTCCTTTAATGGATATCAGACTCAGGTTTAAAAAACCTTTAAGGGAATATGACGATAGAACGTGTATCGTTGTAGTTGATATTAAGGGTGTCTATATAGGCCTGATAGTTGATACTGTGTCTGAAGTACTCTCTATTGCTGATGAAGAAATTGTTCCACCGCCGGACATCAACAAGGTAGTAAATAAATATATTAAGGGAATCGGCAAAGTGGGAAATGAAGTCAAACTTGTTTTGGATTGTGTAAGGCTTCTAAATGAAAACGAAATAGAAGGTCTGGAAAATATAGCATAA
- a CDS encoding hemerythrin domain-containing protein: MNCIELMVEEHKSIKRMLAVIRRYCYKILKNEAVQFEDFYRIIDFVRNYADKHHHGKEENMLFNRMMHELGSPAEKLVRHGMLVEHDLGRLYIQELELAVRKVIDGEDESRLDVISNAMSYTYLLHRHIDKEDNVVFKYASNNLSSAVIEELNRECEKFEQDRTSTEVCQKYSDMVRELEAKVLTK; this comes from the coding sequence ATGAATTGTATAGAACTTATGGTTGAAGAACACAAGAGCATCAAGAGGATGTTGGCAGTAATCCGCAGATATTGCTACAAAATACTAAAAAATGAGGCTGTTCAATTTGAGGATTTTTACAGGATAATTGATTTTGTCAGGAATTATGCAGATAAACATCATCATGGAAAAGAAGAAAATATGCTGTTCAACAGGATGATGCATGAACTCGGTTCCCCTGCGGAAAAGCTTGTGAGGCATGGAATGCTGGTTGAACATGATCTTGGAAGGCTATATATCCAGGAGCTTGAGCTGGCTGTAAGGAAAGTTATTGATGGTGAAGATGAATCAAGGCTTGATGTGATATCGAACGCAATGTCATATACTTATTTACTGCACAGGCATATCGACAAGGAGGATAATGTGGTTTTTAAATATGCAAGCAACAACTTGTCTTCTGCCGTAATAGAGGAACTTAACCGTGAATGTGAAAAGTTTGAACAGGACAGAACTTCGACTGAAGTATGTCAGAAATACTCTGATATGGTACGTGAGCTGGAAGCTAAAGTTCTGACTAAATGA
- a CDS encoding NAD-dependent epimerase/dehydratase family protein — protein MTTLNIMVLGGTGLISTGITKACMELGHNVIHFNRGNNANIFEVETIRGDRNDCESLKKAAEKKPDVVIDMLCFNAAQAQTAIDAFAAKTGQYIYCSTFCVYNLIEALEPIKETSPASSHTEYGANKFAAEMEFLKAAQKGFFETTIFRPSHIYGEDFFVNQLDFEGARFLKCLYNGAPVLLGDSGISTWQACHRDDAGIAFANAAGREKCFGKTYNLSYREIMSWRTFYERAAKVLGREAVMVTLPAADLLEDDNGRFEFYRDITRFHCALDTEKVYNDIPEFHQRIQFEDGVKMAWERVEKKCGTDLCRYNSMNSLINKATPLIPKPKPYNV, from the coding sequence ATGACAACATTGAACATTATGGTGTTGGGCGGAACAGGACTGATTTCTACGGGAATTACAAAAGCCTGCATGGAGTTAGGGCATAATGTAATACACTTCAACCGTGGAAATAATGCCAACATATTTGAAGTTGAAACTATAAGAGGAGATAGGAATGACTGCGAAAGCCTGAAAAAAGCTGCTGAAAAAAAGCCGGATGTTGTTATAGATATGCTTTGTTTCAACGCAGCTCAGGCACAGACAGCAATAGACGCATTTGCTGCAAAGACCGGACAGTATATCTACTGTTCTACCTTCTGTGTATATAATCTTATAGAAGCATTAGAACCGATAAAAGAAACTTCGCCTGCCAGTTCACACACCGAATACGGTGCAAATAAATTTGCGGCTGAGATGGAATTTCTGAAGGCTGCACAAAAGGGGTTTTTTGAAACTACTATCTTTCGGCCTTCGCATATTTATGGGGAGGATTTCTTTGTAAACCAGCTTGATTTTGAAGGGGCACGTTTTCTGAAATGTTTGTATAATGGCGCGCCTGTACTGCTTGGTGACAGCGGAATTTCGACATGGCAGGCATGTCACAGGGATGATGCGGGGATAGCCTTTGCTAATGCTGCAGGAAGGGAAAAATGCTTTGGTAAGACATACAACCTCTCATATAGAGAGATAATGTCATGGAGAACTTTCTATGAGAGAGCCGCGAAGGTTCTTGGAAGGGAAGCGGTAATGGTTACACTGCCTGCAGCGGATTTGCTGGAGGATGACAATGGGAGATTTGAATTCTATAGGGATATTACGAGATTCCACTGCGCGCTGGATACAGAGAAGGTATACAATGATATACCTGAATTTCATCAGAGGATACAATTTGAGGATGGGGTAAAAATGGCATGGGAGAGGGTGGAGAAGAAATGTGGAACTGATTTATGCAGATACAATTCGATGAACAGCCTTATCAATAAAGCAACACCTTTGATTCCCAAGCCAAAACCTTACAATGTTTAA